In Juglans regia cultivar Chandler chromosome 13, Walnut 2.0, whole genome shotgun sequence, the following proteins share a genomic window:
- the LOC108988468 gene encoding uncharacterized protein LOC108988468: MATTQKKTHQTKPKISCFMIPACCYGYSEEVSEQNSVKTIRSDGKKNTGWFFLPRFRMKKSTGTKTVPVESTLSEKADPKHKVPASRSKPDKLTSKLPQAPVHNHEPPSQIPVPAPVPSKQKPKTKERPQETTYGQARNILLERREHLDHSDISKEDTCHKRLSFRRRKEAIRTGSSQPGSPENNHKPATRLAAISPTFSLPLSVSVSANSRAMPKKPNRHRENESSAEKLDPVVGLSIIMITLMIMLVWGRLCAVLCTSAWFYFVPRLSNASKSRETVGKDSNNSHDQDYDSEEHKKKVVMEGFLERNNHRSTL, encoded by the exons ATGGCTACAACCCAGAAGAAAACCCATCAAACCAAACCCAAAATTTCCTGTTTCATGATCCCGGCCTGCTGCTATGGGTATTCTGAAGAAGTTTCTGAGCAAAATTCCGTCAAAACCATCCGATCCGATGGCAAGAAGAACACGGGTTGGTTTTTCTTGCCCAGATTCCGAATGAAGAAGTCCACCGGCACCAAAACCGTGCCGGTCGAATCCACTCTATCCGAGAAAGCAGACCCGAAACACAAAGTCCCTGCATCGAGGTCAAAGCCCGACAAGCTCACTTCGAAGCTGCCTCAAGCTCCGGTACACAATCATGAGCCGCCGAGTCAGATTCCGGTGCCTGCGCCGGTTCCCTCGAAGCAAAAGCCTAAGACTAAGGAAAGACCTCAAGAG ACAACGTACGGGCAAGCACGGAACATCCTCCTTGAAAGACGGGAACATTTGGATCATTCGGATATTTCCAAGGAAGACACGTGTCATAAACGGTTGTCTTTTCGCCGGAGAAAAGAAGCCATAAGAACCGGGTCCAGCCAACCCGGTTCACCGGAGAACAATCACAAGCCGGCCACTCGCCTCGCCGCGATTTCACCCACCTTCTCTCTACCCTTATCGGTGTCGGTGTCGGCGAACTCTCGAGCGATGCCGAAGAAACCCAACCGGCACCGGGAAAACGAATCATCGGCCGAGAAACTCGACCCGGTGGTGGGTTTGTCCATTATCATGATAACCTTGATGATTATGTTGGTCTGGGGTCGATTGTGCGCCGTTCTTTGTACGTCGGCATGGTTCTATTTCGTTCCTCGTTTAAGCAATGCGAGCAAATCGCGTGAAACTGTCGGAAAGGACTCAAATAATTCACACGATCAAGATTATGATTCAGAGGAGCACAAGAAGAAAGTGGTCATGGAAGGATTTCTCGAGAGAAACAACCACCGCAGTACATTGTAA
- the LOC108988531 gene encoding 60S ribosomal protein L44 isoform X2, giving the protein MVNVPKTKKTYCKSKECRKHTLHKVTQYKKGKDSLAVQGKRRYDRKQSGYGGQTKPVFHKKAKTTKKIVLRLQCQGCKHVSQHPIKRCKHFEIGGDKKGKGTSLF; this is encoded by the exons ATG GTGAACGTTCCTAAGACAAAGAAAACATACTGTAAGAGCAAGGAGTGTAGGAAGCACACCTTGCACAAGGTTACACAGTACAAGAAGGGCAAGGATAGCCTTGCTGTTCAAGGAAAGCGCCGCTATGACCGTAAACAATCTGGTTATGGAGGACAGACCAAACCTGTCTTCCACAAAAAG GCCAAGACTACCAAGAAGATTGTGCTGAGGTTGCAGTGCCAGGGTTGCAAGCATGTTTCCCAGCATCCAATTAAG AGGTGCAAGCATTTTGAGATCGGTGGCGACAAGAAGGGGAAGGGGACTTCTCTTTTCTAA
- the LOC108988531 gene encoding 60S ribosomal protein L44 isoform X1 has protein sequence MQVNVPKTKKTYCKSKECRKHTLHKVTQYKKGKDSLAVQGKRRYDRKQSGYGGQTKPVFHKKAKTTKKIVLRLQCQGCKHVSQHPIKRCKHFEIGGDKKGKGTSLF, from the exons ATGCAGGTGAACGTTCCTAAGACAAAGAAAACATACTGTAAGAGCAAGGAGTGTAGGAAGCACACCTTGCACAAGGTTACACAGTACAAGAAGGGCAAGGATAGCCTTGCTGTTCAAGGAAAGCGCCGCTATGACCGTAAACAATCTGGTTATGGAGGACAGACCAAACCTGTCTTCCACAAAAAG GCCAAGACTACCAAGAAGATTGTGCTGAGGTTGCAGTGCCAGGGTTGCAAGCATGTTTCCCAGCATCCAATTAAG AGGTGCAAGCATTTTGAGATCGGTGGCGACAAGAAGGGGAAGGGGACTTCTCTTTTCTAA